TTTGAGCTGTATGTTATCAAAACATATACGAGGTGACTCAACCCCTGCCTGAACAACTTATTAATGTGTATGATTAGACCCCCTTTTTTCCTATTTGACAAGCAGCTGCACTCTGACAAGTCCTGAAGCACGAGTATCATAGATGACGATGTCGCCGGTTGGGCTCTCTATACCGGATACGATCGTGCTGTGCTTAAGCAGACCCCGACTCGCAAGCGTCCGGGATGACGGCGTCGCCGGTTAGGCTCTCTATACCGGATACGGTCGTGCCGTAATTAAGCATACCCCGGCTCACGAGCGTCCGGGATGACGGTGTTGGTTATTTGTCTTACATAATAAAAGATACGGTCGTGCTGTACTTAACCAGATCCCGACTCGCACGCGTCCGGGGTGACACAGTGTTGGTGGCAGTCTTACCAAACAGATGATACGGCAGAACTATTTTGGATAACTGCTACCTCAAAGTGCCTGGGATGGCTCAATAAACCGTCAATCATTAATTTAAATAGTCGCAGAGCTTTTATCCAGAGCACAAAAAAAGCCCCAAGTTCCAAGTCGAACCTTCCACATCCTTTACGCCTGTTTTAGGATGGGTATCTTCCTTATCTTTTCGTCATAGGGAGATAAAAACTGGCTGTTTAGTTTCACCACAAGTAACGCTGAGAGCAGCGCGATACTCTATAGCCTGATTGAAACCGCCATTCGACTATGTAATGCACTGTCTAAACGAACTTGCTCAACCAGACAATGATATCGACAGTTTACAGCCTTGGAATGTTAAGCTATGGACGTGGTTCGCTGCACGCTTACTTGGGAAACGGCGAATTTGCTAGTTATTTTCTTCATGAGGGTGAGGTGTTAGCTACACCCTCATTAGAAAGTTGCAATTTGACGATATTTAAGACTGTTCAGTTCAACCTATTAAATTTGCTAAAAGGCTTTACTCATCTTATTGAGTAGGCATATCAATATTTAGAAAAATCGGTATAGGTCTATATGCCAATTGATGAGCTGGGTTTTTATCCACTTTTTCACTCCGTATAATTTGACCATTTGATTCATCTTTATAAATTAGTTGAGAAGAACCAGAATTATCAAGGTTAATCGCTGTATATGAACCTATACGTTTCATTAGATGCTTCAATTGGTCTATATTTAAGCCTTTGCCTTGAGATCCAACTTGCACTATATACAATGTTTTTCCATCCTCACTCAATCCAATTGCACTGCGAGAACCCGTAGCGGTTGGTTTGGTTGATTTCGCAATGGATTCGGCTTTAACGCTTTTTCCTTTAGAGACGATGATAAACCCGCCCACTGCTTGTTGAATTTTTTCACTACTAGAATCGGAAAGGATATTTTTAAACGTAGCATGGGGTAAAATTTTAAGGCTTTGATTTCCATCATTATCTTTTAGAACAGCAAAACTATCCAATTGTTCGTACACGTTCCGGTTAGGGTTCGGAAGATTATTTGTTAGCTCTACTCCATCGGAAACCACCCTGCCAAAAACATCTGTACAAGGCATCACGTAAGGAAAACCAGGAGGACCTTGAATATCGAACCAGTTGGCATTTATTTTTACCTTAGATGGGAATTCTGCATCCCATTCTTCCAATGTCTTCATAGGGAATGAGTATTTTTTACCGCTATCTAAAGTGTTGCCAGAATTTATAATTTTAGTTTTCATAAAATTATGTGTTGAATCTGTTTGGCAAGTCGCATCAAAGGATGATAAACCTTGCCTGTCCCTATCCAATGCTTCGTTACAAGCATGGTAGGCTTTTGATTCATCCTTGAGCAGTTCACAATCTATAGTGGAATTAAGTGTATTGGGTACTGAAAACGCAGCTTTATCAGCTTTTGTGATTGTTACAACATGACCCGTAACATCTGGAAAACCACTGTTAAGTTTGTCCCGGATTTCACTTATTTTTTTCATTGAAAACTCGGGTTGTTCTTTGACCGCAGGGTACCAGATAAATGAACTTATTAGATTATTAAGCCCGCCGAAGTTAATTACATTCTCGGAGTATTGATAAGCAAAGTTATGGTAATCTACATCACGAAATACACTAAGAAAGCCAGGGTGTAAAAGCTTTACAGACTCCATGTCATCGTTCTCATACCAGTCTCTTCTAAAACTAACATTCCCTTTAAAGCAATATTCGTTTCCTTTGTAGCCCGGAGATGTATAAAAACAAAAATCAGGTGTGAAGTTTTTTTGTTCGATAAATGATATAGTGTCGTTCCAATAAAATTTAGCATAATCTGGAGCATTGAGGTTTTCTCTAGAAGTGGCAATCCAAGCCATATGCCCTCCATTATAGTGCTCACCAATCACAAAAGACGTTTCATTATTGTAGATTTTAATTGAAGAAATTTTGTCATTGAAATAACTCATCGGGATGTTACTTTGTTCATCCAAACAAAATCCACCGCCCTCATAGTGTGTACCTTCATAAAAACAAGCATTTGGCGTCTCTGTGATAATTTCTACATCTGCTACTGTATCATTAAAACCGAAATCGGAGAGACTATTAATAGTGAACCCGTCACTCATTGGAAAAATTATGTAACTGCCGTTATGATCTGTAACTTTTAGCCATTTGTGCTGATTTCCTGATTTTTTAAATATTTCGAACGAAGAAAAGCCGTTCATAGAATCATATGATTTAAATGCATTCTTAACACCGTCTAATAAACAATGCTCATTGCCTGATTTATCGGAGTCTTGATAGAAGCACACGTCGGGCTCTTCACCTCTAACTGTAATGTCAGTTACTACGTCATTTAACTCAATATAGCTACTGAGGCGTGTTTGAGATTTGGAAAAAATGTATTTTTTTGAGTCAGTCTGTAGTTGAACTGAAACATCACCAACAAAGCTGCAGTCAATCCAACAATCGCCTGACGAGATATAAAATGATGAGACTCCTTTACCGCTATAGTTTTTTTTCTGACTATCGCCAGCATGGAAAGGTATAAAGTCTATCTTAGAAAAAAAGAATGATCTATGTCTCCATAGATAAAAACAGAACCATTTGTTCCAGCGTGACAATTAAATTGTGCAGCTGCCAACATGATTAATGAAAGTGCAGTTTTTTTCATCATTATCTTTGCTCTTTGTTTGTTAAATTAATTGATTAGTTATAAATATCAGGTGTTTAGAGTTAGGGGTGTTAATACCACACGCTCACGATGTATCTATCGCACTGCCTGCACAGCTGCCAAGCACGATACATCGTTTTGCGGATTGTGAGCTTTGTTGTGTAGTGGTGCTGCTCAGAACAATCCCGACGGATTCCAGACCGAGCTTTTTAAAATGCACATTTTGAAATACTTCGAAATAGGAAAAAGCATTGACCATACGCCGCCTGGTTGACGATACTTGCTTGCTACCCAGTTCAAAGTCACTAAAGCTAACAATGCGCCCCAGCAATGAATAAGCAGAAACCTTGGTACCCACCCCTTTTTCTACCTGATCATGGCTGCCTTTCTTATCTGAGGTATATGCGTAACGGGAGGTAATGTAAGGCGGTGTTTCTAAACGATACCGCTCATTGAACAATAGTGGTGCATCAATATGAAAGCGGCCCTGTTGATTGAGGAGAAAAATGGCCGATGTATTGCGCGTATAATTGCTCGCTTTGAGCTCCATTGTTGACTCTGCCGCCATCGACATCTGTTCAGGTTGTGTCGTGTTGACACTGCTTCCTTTACTCCAGTCAACACCCGAAGGCTCTTCAATATGGTAAGGAATGGTGTTTTCTATCGCCTTGGCGATAATTTTAACCGTATTAACATGAATTTTTGCACTGAGGCGGCTTTGCATTGTACCCGCAGTGCTATAACCGCTATATGGCCCGTGCTTGAGGCCATTTATATTGATTGACGGTGCCAACATCGACTGGCTCGACGGCCAGTTTCGTTTGTTAGTACGAGCACCATTGGTGACAATACCGTCTTTTAGATCTAAGCTCAGATTACCTGCTTTAATCACCCCAACAAAGGCGTTGTAAACATCTTCCTCCGCTTCAATTGCAACGTTTGCACCATTCAAAGTACCTGAGTTAATGACTCGTTTGGCCGCTGTCTGTATGTTATCGCCATCAAGGTAACCAAGGGTGTAAACATACTCTCTGCTGTAGCTTTTTATCGTCTGGCCAATAACACGCGCGCTTGAGTTGAACTGGGTGGGACCAATACTTTTCGTTGTTACTATCCTATCACTGTAAAGTTTGCCGGAAACTATCAGCGCAGCACTATTGTGTTGTGCAAGCTGAATAAAAATCTCTTC
The Pseudoalteromonas viridis DNA segment above includes these coding regions:
- a CDS encoding phosphodiester glycosidase family protein; its protein translation is MSRWNKWFCFYLWRHRSFFFSKIDFIPFHAGDSQKKNYSGKGVSSFYISSGDCWIDCSFVGDVSVQLQTDSKKYIFSKSQTRLSSYIELNDVVTDITVRGEEPDVCFYQDSDKSGNEHCLLDGVKNAFKSYDSMNGFSSFEIFKKSGNQHKWLKVTDHNGSYIIFPMSDGFTINSLSDFGFNDTVADVEIITETPNACFYEGTHYEGGGFCLDEQSNIPMSYFNDKISSIKIYNNETSFVIGEHYNGGHMAWIATSRENLNAPDYAKFYWNDTISFIEQKNFTPDFCFYTSPGYKGNEYCFKGNVSFRRDWYENDDMESVKLLHPGFLSVFRDVDYHNFAYQYSENVINFGGLNNLISSFIWYPAVKEQPEFSMKKISEIRDKLNSGFPDVTGHVVTITKADKAAFSVPNTLNSTIDCELLKDESKAYHACNEALDRDRQGLSSFDATCQTDSTHNFMKTKIINSGNTLDSGKKYSFPMKTLEEWDAEFPSKVKINANWFDIQGPPGFPYVMPCTDVFGRVVSDGVELTNNLPNPNRNVYEQLDSFAVLKDNDGNQSLKILPHATFKNILSDSSSEKIQQAVGGFIIVSKGKSVKAESIAKSTKPTATGSRSAIGLSEDGKTLYIVQVGSQGKGLNIDQLKHLMKRIGSYTAINLDNSGSSQLIYKDESNGQIIRSEKVDKNPAHQLAYRPIPIFLNIDMPTQ